The following nucleotide sequence is from Phocoena phocoena chromosome 17, mPhoPho1.1, whole genome shotgun sequence.
ACCCAATGTCATGATGGGCCAAGAACATTGCGGCTTCCTAAGTTAGAAAATGCCatataccaaaattttaaatggaacacattactttttttttcattcaatccccctgtctctgaaaaaaaaaaaaaaaaattttttttcaggggGATGAGGAAGTAGGGACATGGTTGGGAACAGTAGTAGTTATCTTAGTAGTATTTTGTTGTTATGATAAACTTTGTATTCAAACTTAGTAAAAGCCCATTAGCTGCCAAGAGGGAATAAGgaataaatttccaaaaatgtACAATTTTCTTTAGAGAAGTTTCAGAACCAAAAGACTAATTTACATGAAAAGCTGTAGAGAAAGTAGTTGAAAAGTCCATTCATAAAACTtttattccacttacatgaacTTAATACACATGTTCTTAACAATTATGCTTGGATTGTTCATGAAAATCTCATAAGACATTAAACAAAGCTAGCCATCATCTCAAGTTATTTCCCTGTTAACTATTTTTACAGCACATGCATGTTAGgcaagtatcaaaaaaaaaaaaaaaaacccaaaaaacaaaacaaaaacaaaacaaaacaaaaaaaacccacaaaagcaaaaaaaacctaaaaaatgttaaatacatgggttttttgttttactgCTGCGCTTGATATACATGAAGTAATGGATATCAAGCAATTCATTTTACTGCATCTTTACTTGTACATTTGTTCTTAGGTTGCCTAAAAcacttaaatacaaataaaatgagtgtagcaaaaataatgaaagcaaacaGCAGTTAACTTTACAAATAATGGAATGTGAACCGTTTCTGCCCTTATCCAGAGTAAATTGAGTCACAACTAAAGGAACGCTTCTGTAGCTGTAGTCAATGGTGTGCACATTGAGACTTGAGTATTCCACAGATAACACATGGTTTAACATGTAATATCCATGGGATATCTATTTCTACTATAGCCTGATAAGTGCTCCAAACCTTAAAGTACCCACAGCTACACCTGTGACTGGAACCAATTATCCCTTTTATTCCCCACCAGGACAAACCAATACGAGGCAGTTTTCTTTGCTTAGACATGGAAGCAGTTTTAACACTGGCCCTTGTGAAGCCACAATGTACCAAAAGTACTATGCCAAACATTTATAACTTGTATAAAAATTCCACATTCCCATATTGGCCACCTCAAGATGAAAACAGATAACTCCCTAAATGTTAACTGGCTCTACTCCCctaatattaaacataaaaaccaCATGGGAAATATAGAAATTCAAATAGAAGTAACATAAACCTGTCATAAATCGTAAACAAAAAACTATTTGTGGGACAGCATGGATGACAAATGGTCTACTGTGTAAATTTTAGAATGAGGCAGACAAAAGTTGGAAGGCCTTTTAattttcccctccttctcctgcttCAGCTTCGTCTCCTTGGGTATCCGATGTCCACAACTAgttaaaagggggggggggggcagggagggagggagggagagagagaaattttagtatatttcagttttaaaaaaaccttaataTATATGCCAAAGTACCAAAATCTAAGCAGTTTTTGTTGGaaggctttctttaaaaaattgcagCATTTAAGATAGCTTCAAGATGTAAAATGCCttcagggaattatattcaatatcctgtgataaaccacaatggaaaataatatgaagaagaatgtatatgtgtataactgaatccctttgctctatagcagaaattaacacaacattggaaatcaactatacttcaatacaataaattttttaaaaagatataaaagacatcaatataatacatttatttcctCCCTAATCATTCTGTAAGCATAGTAAGTACACAGCAGAGTTGTCTTCAAATAACAAAGTCAGATACAGGAAATTCTTGGTTATTCATAGGTgaagaaaaagtagaagaaatcatAGAAACGCTACAGTTCTAAATATCAATAGCTATCAGAATAGTAGATTGTCCCAAATAGCCCCAGTGAGAGACGGATGTATAAGTTTAGTGCAACTAAACCAGAATCATCAAATTCAGTCCCCATGCTCAAGGAGCTCAGGCTGACTACTTTCCCCTGGTAGACTTTAGACTGCCACTCTAAAGAGAATACCACACTCTATGAAATTCAAGAGTCAGGACCAAGTCAGaactaaaatacaaatttaactaACATTTTTAGtatacaaaaaaaacacaaaaactaccTTTGTGAATTTGTCTGATTCAAAATAAATAGATGGACACAAAACAGTGTGGTCAGAACCAAATCTTCGAAGAGGTGAAACCTGAACTGTCCCATAGCAGTAGGCCTATGGTGTCtattaatttttagattaatGTTACAGTTTTTCAGCAGTTTAAAAAGATGATTTCAAAATTATCTCagctgtttcaaatattttttttacaagtCTTAGCACCCTATAATGATTTTTAGAGGAAATTATAAAAGGATTGTTTCAAGATACCTTAACTTTTATATTGCTTATACACTGCAGAATGAAGGGGGGAAAAGCTCAATATTTTTCTATCCCCCAAATCACccattagttttatttatttattaaccaaATATGTTACTGGCCTGGAAAGGAGACTTCTTTGAACATCATACAGTTATCTGAATGACCTCTAGAAGTCTGTAAGCTTCTATTAAACTGGTGGTCTTGTAAGACAagatggaattatttttttatcatctCTTTCCAGTTCTTTCATGGATCCTGCTTTTTCCATATAAACATTAAAACTTTGATGAaggatatttatatttctcttcctaGGGTTATGTGTTGACAATACTGGTCAACCAGATCCAGACTCAGATACTAGATAGTTTTGACAAAATTTCTTTACTTGACAGATAAGCGATCCAATCAACCTATAATGATAACAGGCAATATGACAAGAGCTCAGAGAAGGCACATAGTAAATAGTGACAGAATCAGAATCAGAACCTTGGTTTTCTTCTTACTCAGCTGTTGTAATACGCTCTTCATGCTATACTGATACCAAGATTCAGCTGCAAGTATATATTTCAGATCAGGCCTTCTCAAAAAGTGATAACACAACTCAGTAGTGACTAGGTCTCAAGTTCTACCTTTTAGAACTATCTCATCATTTCAAaccagaaaaatttgaaaaattcttaatattaaaattagCTAACAAACTGAAGTGCTTCTTTCATTTGATATACATAAAAAGATTCATTCTTTAAGGAACTCTATACCTTATCCTCTTGACTAAAATAATCTCCAGAGTGTATAGGTAGCCTCCAATTatactttctaaaataattttcagtgtttAATAATAAACAAGTACATAATGACGTTCAAAAAACTGCTGAGAATATAACTGGTTCAGAAAATTGGCAATGGGCTAGATAAAATAAAGCTGAGAAAAGTTAAATGTATACAATGATGATGTACAGTCCCCAAAACAAATGCCCGAAAGCTAATAAAAACCAGTAGCACTAAACTATAATCGTCATTCCTAGCTCTTTATCTGGCACacagaagatacttgatactttTTTCACCCAAGCCTCAAAACTTCAAATTTAATATTCATGTGAAGGAGAAGAATGTGAAAACCTATGGGACCAAAGAGACATATCAACCAACTGCAATATATTGACTATTTGGATCCCAATGTAAATAAAAAactgttggaagaaaaaaaaaaaagacaatacaaagaaacacaaaaagacaaCTGGAAATTGAATGCTagaaatttaatattattaaggaattaactatatattttttcagtgtggtactggcattgtggttttttttttagtctgcAGTATACCAAGGACGATCATGACCTGCCACagtaagtcatttttttttttttttttactaagagaCTAGGCAAAATAGATGTCCACTTGGACTCTGTAGAGTATCTGAAATTTTGTAACTAAAGTTATTAATGCCCTACCATAGCTACATAAATATAGAAGCAACTTTATGGTCACCGTTTTTAATGGAATTTAAATAtgaagaaagggcttccctggtggcgcagtggttgagaatcctcctgccaatggaggggacacgggttcaatccctggtccgggaacatcccatatgcctcggagcaactaagcccatgcaccgcaactactgagcctgcgctctagagcccgcgagccacaactactgagcccacgtgttgcaactactgaagcccgagtacctagagcccatgctccgcaacaagagaagccaccgcaatgagaagcctgcgcaccgcaactaagagcagccccacttgctgcaactagagaaagctcgcgcacagcaacgaagacccaacgcagccaaaaataaataaataaataagagaacttaagggacttccctggtgacgcagtggttaagactccgtgctcccaatgcagggcacccaggttcgatccctagtcaaggaactagatcccacatgcatgccacaactaagagtttgagagccacaactaaggagcccgcctgctgcaactaagacccagaacaaccaaataaataaataaaaattattttaaaaaaagagagaacttaaGTATGCTTTTGATACTAAAGGCAAAACTCTTCTGTgactaaaatggaaagaaaagaatcaactatattgaaatgaaaaataaaacggCTTATGTAATTGAAAGTTCAAAACCATGAATtacaaagtcattttaaaaaccagaatTTTAACAATGGGTATATGTAACTaatgaaaagatatatttttagtcCTTAGTCTAATATTTCAGTTTCTGTAAGATGGTTTTCTTCAGAGTTTTAAAAGCAGATAGgatcttacattaaaaaaaagaccaaaaaaagcgaatataaaaataaactgagtCACACGAACTTTTTGTTTCCAGTGCATACAAAGTTATGTTTGCACCATACTggagtctattaagtatgcaacagcattatgtctttaaaaaaaccaatgtacataccttgttaaaaaatactttattgctaaaaaatgctaatcatcaaCTGAGCCTTCAGCAGTTGAAATTTTTGCTGGTGTAGGGTTCAAAACACTGCAAATTACCAAAATGGGAACTCAAGagacatgaaatgagcaaatgcttttGAGAAAAACAGCACCCAcagacttgctcaacacagggttgTAACAAACCTTCAATGTGTAAAACTCGAAGTATCTGCGGAGCATAATAAAACAGAGGtatgactataatctcttcaccaTGTTAACCGCCCATGATGCTGGTATGTACTTACTGTCAAGTTGTCTCTCAGTAACTGCATTATTAGTGTGCTGTCTTTGTATGACTCTTCACTTAATGTATCAAGTTCAGCAATGGCTTCATCAAATGcctgtgataaaaaaaaatacatttcaatgcTCCAATAATAATGATTACTAAATTTCCACATAACAGGTAAAAAATACATACCGTTTTTGCAAGAGAGCAGGCTTTCTCAGGGGAGTTCAGAATCTCATAATAGAACACGGAGAAGTTAAGGGCCAGACCCAATCTGATAGGATGTGTTGGCTGCATTTCCTTTTTGCTGATTTCAAAAGCTTCTTGGTATGCTTGCTGTGATTGATCCACAATCCCTGGATAATAAAATGCACCAAAATGTATCGATAAAAGTTTGCACTTCACCTTCACCCCTCAAACCAAACCTTTACTATCCAATTATAAACTCTGAAATATTAAGCTATAGCAACCTTAACTGATTAAGGCTCCTcaattgaaatgaaaagacaaaaaaagaaaagcttctcTTGGAAAATTACACTAGCCATTGATCAATGTCAAGACAAAATAACTCTAACCAtctcagtattatttttaataattagtttGTACTGCTCTACAGTTATACTATAACCACTATTAAAATTGTGAGGAAACATTCCTATACATAAAATTGGCTTGTTAGCAAGCATACATTTCAGAATACCAATTATTCAGCAGGAgatatatagttgacccttgaacaacaagggGTTTAGGGATGCCAACTCTTCATGCAGTcgaaaatctgagtataatttTGTAGGCGGCCCTTCATGTCCAACCTTGGATCAtgcagtactgtagtatttacagAAAAAACCTCTGTGTAAATGGACCTGTGCAGCTTAAATCTGTGTTcctcaagggtcaactgtttaGTTGAAGGAAGGacggggggagggaagaagggaggggagggaaggaagaaaagagagcgagagagcgcAAAGTCCATTATTACTTTTCATTTAGTGCTCTGAGCAAttaagaaacaacaaaacaattCTCTACACTCCAGAAGGGACTCCTTCCGTACTGTGTCATTTTCTAAGTGTCCAGCACAGGCTGAGGCAGCATACCTTTCTTGTCATCACCAGCAGCAACCTCAGCCAAATAGCGGTAGTAGtctcctttcattttcaaatagaAGACTTTGCTCTCTGCTTGTGAAGCATTGGGGATCAAGAACTTTTCCAAAAGAGActtgggaagaaaagaaacagtcatAATAAGACTAAAATACTTACAAAACtgaaagaatctgcattttttaagAGCATACTATAGCCTAAGTTATAAAACTTTAATACCCAGTCATTGCCAATAATACAATTTTTGAATGCTGTAGGCTCGTAAATTTGTGGTTTAAGAGCAGAATGCTTTGGACAGCAAtacttaaaatttgaaattagtGTTCAGCTTATTATTTAAGGatgataatttgaatattggcATCTCCCCCACAGTGCTATCAATTTACATGCTGATAAAGACTGCATGTTTCAATGAATGTGAAAGCATGATAGCTCATAATATTATATctgttattatgttttattactatattatttAACAAAATGGCAAACTTTTCATTTTCAAGGTAGTCATGACACTAGAATGCAAAGAACGTAAGAGATTAACTTTTTGGTACTCTGGAGGAATATATGACTTAAGCAGAAACCGATAGTATAATAGACACTACCAGAGTCCATGACAgaggaaacagaacaaaagaacaaaacgtCATTTATAAGACTACAATTAAAGTAATAACTCACAACAGGTAAAAAGCtgttcaaagttttatttttcctaactaAATTAAGACACTGGTAGGAGTATGAGAATTAAAGATCTGAAGAGTAAACCTTTAGTTTCATTAAAGTGATTTTCAGCTAATAAGATACATATTTACCGATCACCCCAAACGGGTTAAACTTCATTCTACGTAATTCTGTTCAAAACTATAACAATCTAAGCTAAGTAAATCCTAACATGCTAATAATTATATTCTACAatggatttaaagaaaaacttgatTTCACTGTATTAGGGAGATAAGACACAATAAACTagtagttgttctttttttttttaagggggagAAAGATAATATTCCAGTAGTAGAAttaggcaaaaaaaatttttttaaacactccaCTTCTTCCTACTAAATACACTCTAGGAATCAAGGTGAAAGTCAATTTTCAACTGGGCTTAGCCCCAAACAAGTCTCAATTTTTACAAGGAAAAAGGGTATCTAATTCTTGGTTTCTATTCTTCTGGTAGTAACCCAGTAGTTTATATAGCACCTACTTATATGCCAAACAGGctgaaaaatgcttttaaataataACTCTAACTTTGTATGTCTACCTCATTATGTTCCAAATGGTGAGTGGGAGAGTAAGCTTTAACCCGGCTTCTCCCCCTTTCTGCAACTTAAGCAACAGATACTCAGATGAAATGGGTAGTTCCAAGTTGGCAGTAGGAGCAGGTTGCAATGCATTACAGGAAAGGGTTGGAGATGAGAGAATTCAACCTGAAATAATGTTTCCTGTGATTATTAACTGATATTTGAAACCGTTGGCCTGAAATTAGAAGATCCCTTTGGTTAGGATAACAAAATTCTTACTACACCACACCCAGACTTCCATATTCAAAGATCTCTCAGCTGCAAAAGTGTtttggaattcattcattcattgattcatttaaacTGTGAGGCAGGCAGCTTCTAGTGTGAAATCTCAACCAAACTAGAAATAAAGGAACCCTCTGGGCTTGGAAGACCACTGCTTCCTCCGAAGAAGGAATGCCTATAACCTAAGACTTGGCAAAATTCAAACTCCCGTCATTTTGTCCTTTAAACACCATCAACCTCTTTGAGGCATGAACACTCTGTGAACACTACAGCTGCTCTGTGGGGATCTGCGGATCTGCCTAAACAGCAAAAGATAGCTCCATTTAGTATagtaagtggttttttttttaacttaagaaacAAATGACCAGGCTTTTTCAAGTTTTATATCTTAATACAAAATGCATTATTCATTCCACTATGGGAGACGGTATAGCATAATGGCTTTGGATTCAGAAGTCTAGGTTTAACCTGTGGCACTCCACACTTGGAGGGACAAATTCCACTTTTGACTGGCTAGGCTAAAAGTTAGACTATGAAGTCCAACTAAGGAAAAAGTGTATTGAGATTAACCAGAATTCACAAATCACTTCAAATTAAATAgcgggaaatatatatataaatcttaagAAGGTTCCATGTACAATTCGATTGTGAACTGCTCTCTggctcatttatatatatttaagattgacaaagaatattttcaaatgaaagaactgaCAACAAGTAAAAGCCTAACCATGAAATCAATTCTCTACCTAGGCATTTCTATTTCGTATTTTACTGCTTCAACATAttttttacattcatttattcttcaatACTTAAATGGACTGGGCTAGGCACTGAGAATAGTGAGCAAGACAGTCTCTAAGTCTGAGGATAAAATGTCTAGCAGGGAAGACAACCGAAACAGAATAACACGCCTCGTCATGTCCCTCACTTTTCAATGACTTTTATCTAacccactgtatatatgtaaagATGAGGGCCACAAACATGTGCAGTTAGTTAAGGGTGAAtcacttaaaatgtaaaactttaaagTATACGtccaaaaacttgcagaagtTATTTAGGCAAGGTGTCAATAAATGTCATAAGAAATTGAAACTCATCTTTTATGAGTAATAACTTCTATATCTCTAAAAACTGTTGTTTTACATTTGGGTAACCCAcactgagaatttttaaattagcaaTTAAGCACCTCTTCCCTCAAGCTGAATTTAGCCATAACATCTGATTTACACAGTAACAATGGCAAAAACTACTTTAAAGCTATTAACCAGAACCTACAAGTAACAAGAAGGCAAGATACCAGTAGTCAGGCTGTTTATTGGCCTAATGATAAGACTAAAAGGACGAAGGATCAACAGTGGCGAATGTTTCTGGTAAAATGCTGACTACAAGAAGTTGAAAAAGCAAACTCATCACATTGTACCCATTAAATGAATATGTGCAGTtctttgtatgtcaattatacttcaataaagctgttaaaaataaaagaagttgaGAAAGGgatgaggaatttttaaaataaaagagttgAGAAAGGGATAAAtgacaaacttttaaaatcttctgATGACATAAAGGTAAGaaccattaaaatttaaaaagcaagatagACTGGATTAAAGATTAAATTTGGTTCAAAAAGCTAACTATGAAAGAACAGAATATCCTCCACCAATTCCCCTACCATCCCTGTTCATGTATGCCACTCCTCCTGTCAAGAGGTGgaattcatttcctttctcctgaGTCCCAGTTAACTTTGTTCTCTTGCTTTAACCAACAGAATGTGGTGAAAATGACTCCTGTTCCAGTTCTAGGCCTAACCCTTAAGAGGACTAGCAACTTCCCCTTTTGCCCTCTTGGAGCCCTAagccagcatttaaaaaaaaaaaaaaaaaaaaaactatcttttaaaaattttttttcaggttttttttttctttctttttttcttaaattaatttattttattttatttttgctgtgttgggtcttcgtttctgtgcgagggctttctctagctgtggcaagcgggggccactcttcatcgcggtgcgcggtcctctcttgttgcggagcacaggttccagacgcgcaggctcagaagttgtggctcatgggcctagttgctccgcggcatgtgggatcctcccagatcagggctcaaacccatgtcccctgcattagcaggcagattctcaaccgctgcgccaccacagaagccaaaaaaaaaaaaaaaatctatcttgcTGGAGAGAAAGGTCAAGTCAGCCCCAGTCATGAAACATGTTTAGTGAAGCCATTTGGATATTTAAGCCCCAGCTGAAAACAGTAATGAGTGACCACAGCCAACACCATGTGAAAAACTGTCCAAAAGAATCCAGACAAGCCAAagagttacaaaacagaataaatcACTGTTTTAGTTTTGATCGGTTAGGCAGCAATAGACaactgagaaaaataataaaaacatcattttcaataatAAACATGCCATTCTTGATACTTAATCACTTTACATGGATTAATTTGATCCTTCCACAACCTTACCTATGAGGTACAAACTACAATTATCGCCATCTCATAGAAGACAACAAATGGCGCCAAGCTCGAAAACCACAGCTAAGTTGTGACGGTACAACTCCAACTAGGCAATCTGACCTGTTCTACAACATTATTCTACGTTTTCTCTGCCCCAGCAGGACGATATGCCTACTAAGAAGGAGAATATGATTCCAAGATATTAATTAGAAATCAAAATGAAGGATGATGATTCAGTTCTACGCTGTGCTGAGGAAACCAAACCTGGAGTATattgttcctttaaaaatagggacttccctggcagtccagtggttaagactccgggcttctactgcagggggggcatgggttcgattccttggccagggaactaagaccccacatgctgcgtggctcACCACCCCCGCAGTGTCCGCCAAAAGTATCAAGTCAGGCTTTGACAAACTGGAGAGTATCCAGGAAAGCAAGCAAGAGTGTTGatgaaaactggaaacagtcatgaaaactgaaagaatatGACATGAATGGCTCCAGAAGACAAGACTAGTTAAATTTGGGCAGAGGCAGATTTCTGCTCAGTATGAGAAAGCTTACGAAACAAATTTGGAATAGGCCATCTCGTCAGATAGCAAGTTCTACTCTTCTTACAGAGATTTtcagaggaaatgagaaaaatcactattttttaGACGAGATTCACAAATAAGATGTGGTCTCATTCAACTCTAAGATATGGAAGATATAGAGTTCACTGAATTAAGTTAATTGTAACACTACAGAGGTGATTAAGTATGTTAATTTATCAAACtaaccaaagagaaataaaagttcaaTTTTCCGGATTTAAAAGCCAGAGGAGAAAGGCAAATGTAGGGAGAAGAccatgatggaaataaaaacaggggaaaaaaaggaagcagcACTTATCAGAAAGCAGCAGTGACAAGAaaaactggagaagagaaaatgaagagaggaaagaaCT
It contains:
- the YWHAZ gene encoding 14-3-3 protein zeta/delta, whose product is MDKNELVQKAKLAEQAERYDDMAACMKSVTEQGAELSNEERNLLSVAYKNVVGARRSSWRVVSSIEQKTEGAEKKQQMAREYREKIETELRDICNDVLSLLEKFLIPNASQAESKVFYLKMKGDYYRYLAEVAAGDDKKGIVDQSQQAYQEAFEISKKEMQPTHPIRLGLALNFSVFYYEILNSPEKACSLAKTAFDEAIAELDTLSEESYKDSTLIMQLLRDNLTLWTSDTQGDEAEAGEGGEN